The following proteins come from a genomic window of Thermoanaerobaculia bacterium:
- a CDS encoding FG-GAP repeat protein produces the protein MELPSVGLSTVRAQRFGRADLPNANDFGADFFGFASASADFNGDGVDDLATGVSESGGPAPVVNGCGQVVVRYGVRGRGLDRVSPPTVLGQFTTGGAEVDDEFGRALAACDFNGDGIGDLAVGVPDEDRQLSTFNFPDAGVVAVYLGSASGLPAAPAITVGQSTATGLPESNLHFGEIIACGYFDGDAFADLVVGVPDHAVGDFAEAGILRVFRGAGTALGLAPVPYRLDQDSTGIDDTADLDDHFGAALAVGDFDSDGFDDLATAVPGENFGSFAPAAVHILFGAAGGLGATGRDQLIAGPSEAQASSFGRRLASGDFNDDDFDDLVIGVPEDDSPLSNTGAVYVLQGTTGTFDLATAERLTAREIFGGGASLPGEFFGDALAVGDFNGDRLDDLAIGVPNETVEGIREGAVVVLLGEEGFGIYAGESPARQFEHGQEEIPRGDDIHEVRWGHALTTGDFDGDGLADLAVGALNEDDGTLLSVGSVTALYSALFADGFGNATLSPSYWSATVTAP, from the coding sequence GTGGAGCTGCCTTCCGTCGGCCTCTCCACCGTGCGGGCGCAGCGGTTCGGGCGGGCGGATCTGCCGAATGCGAACGATTTCGGCGCGGACTTCTTCGGGTTCGCCTCCGCGTCGGCCGACTTCAACGGCGATGGGGTCGACGATCTCGCGACCGGCGTTTCGGAGAGCGGCGGGCCAGCTCCGGTCGTCAACGGTTGCGGCCAGGTCGTGGTGCGCTACGGCGTCCGTGGGCGGGGGTTGGATCGGGTCTCCCCGCCCACCGTGCTGGGGCAGTTCACCACCGGCGGCGCCGAGGTCGATGACGAGTTCGGCCGGGCCCTCGCCGCGTGCGATTTCAACGGCGACGGCATCGGCGACCTCGCGGTCGGGGTGCCCGACGAGGACCGCCAGCTCTCGACGTTCAACTTCCCCGACGCCGGCGTCGTCGCGGTCTATCTGGGTTCGGCCTCCGGGCTCCCGGCCGCGCCGGCGATCACGGTCGGGCAGTCGACCGCGACGGGGCTCCCCGAATCCAACCTGCACTTCGGCGAGATCATCGCCTGCGGCTACTTCGACGGCGATGCCTTCGCCGATCTCGTCGTCGGCGTGCCCGATCATGCCGTGGGAGATTTCGCGGAGGCCGGGATCCTGCGCGTCTTCCGCGGCGCGGGGACGGCGCTCGGGCTCGCCCCGGTGCCGTACCGGCTCGATCAGGACTCCACGGGGATCGACGATACGGCCGACCTCGACGACCATTTCGGCGCCGCGCTCGCCGTCGGCGACTTCGACTCCGACGGCTTCGACGACCTCGCGACCGCGGTGCCCGGCGAGAATTTCGGCTCCTTCGCGCCCGCCGCGGTGCACATTCTCTTCGGCGCCGCGGGCGGTCTGGGGGCGACCGGGCGCGACCAGCTGATCGCAGGACCAAGCGAGGCCCAGGCCTCCTCCTTTGGGCGGCGGCTGGCGAGCGGAGACTTCAACGACGACGACTTCGACGATCTGGTCATCGGCGTACCCGAGGACGACAGCCCGCTCTCGAACACCGGAGCGGTGTACGTGCTCCAGGGGACGACCGGCACTTTCGACCTCGCGACGGCCGAGCGTCTGACCGCGCGGGAGATCTTCGGCGGCGGTGCGAGCCTGCCGGGCGAGTTCTTCGGCGATGCGTTGGCGGTGGGCGACTTCAACGGCGATCGCCTCGACGATCTCGCGATCGGTGTTCCCAACGAGACCGTGGAGGGAATCCGGGAGGGCGCCGTCGTCGTCCTGCTGGGCGAAGAGGGCTTCGGCATCTACGCCGGGGAGTCGCCCGCCCGGCAGTTCGAACATGGGCAGGAGGAGATCCCCCGCGGCGACGACATCCACGAGGTCCGATGGGGCCACGCACTCACGACCGGCGACTTCGACGGCGACGGCCTCGCCGATCTCGCGGTGGGAGCGTTGAACGAGGACGACGGAACCCTCCTTAGCGTCGGGAGCGTGACGGCGCTCTACAGCGCGCTCTTCGCGGACGGCTTCGGGAACGCGACGCTTTCCCCCAGCTACTGGTCGGCGACGGTGACTGCGCCTTAG